In Aliamphritea ceti, a single window of DNA contains:
- a CDS encoding ATP-binding cassette domain-containing protein: protein MALIRLEKVSVAFGDKHLLDQVDFQLDKGERVALVGLNGAGKSTLLKVIARHQATDDGELWQDGGAVIAELPQALPSADERKVRDVVAEGLGNAYQLVLRYHELAEKFDEAAMNEMTRLQHQIEEVDGWQLELRIEQILERLGLDGDVLMSSLSGGWRRRAALGAALVQSPDLLLLDEPTNHLDIETIEWLEKQLLEFKGGVLFISHDRSLVERLATRIIELDRGTLTSFPGSYLAYLEQKEKLLEEEARHNALFDKRLAEEEKWIRQGIKARRTRNEGRVRALKALRVERSERRNRQGKAKFNLEQADRSGKLVVELTDVCQSFKGAPVVKDFSVRMQRGDRIGLIGPNGIGKSTLLKILLGELTPDSGDVRQGSNTEVAYFDQLRGQLKPEQTIIDNISEGRESISINGKSRHIISYLGDFLFTPERARTPVKALSGGECNRVMLAKLFSQPANLLVLDEPTNDLDIETLELLEEILMDFSGTLLLVSHDRAFLDNVVTSTLVFEGNGRIQEYVGGYQDWLRQRPDPSKQQSLLTKSTAAEAAPAPVAKPAAEKVKKLSYKLQRELDLLPAELETAENELARLNDITSAADFYSGDRDEVAKTLDKLEQQEAEVERLMERWVELEAMQG from the coding sequence ATGGCGCTGATCAGACTAGAAAAGGTTTCCGTTGCCTTTGGTGATAAACATTTACTCGACCAGGTGGATTTCCAGCTGGATAAAGGCGAGCGGGTTGCATTAGTCGGCCTTAATGGCGCCGGTAAGTCAACTTTGCTGAAAGTTATTGCCCGACATCAGGCAACAGATGATGGTGAATTATGGCAGGACGGGGGAGCCGTAATTGCTGAATTACCGCAGGCATTGCCCTCGGCTGATGAACGTAAAGTACGGGATGTCGTTGCAGAAGGTTTAGGCAATGCGTATCAGTTGGTGCTGCGGTATCACGAACTGGCTGAAAAGTTCGATGAAGCAGCGATGAACGAGATGACACGGCTGCAACATCAAATTGAAGAAGTAGATGGCTGGCAGCTGGAATTGCGCATCGAGCAGATTCTTGAACGCCTTGGTCTGGATGGTGATGTTTTGATGTCTTCGCTGTCTGGTGGCTGGCGTCGCCGAGCAGCACTTGGTGCTGCGCTGGTTCAGTCTCCTGATCTATTACTGTTGGATGAGCCTACCAACCATCTTGATATTGAAACGATTGAGTGGCTTGAAAAGCAGTTGCTCGAGTTTAAGGGGGGGGTGCTGTTTATTTCTCACGACCGTTCTTTGGTGGAGCGACTGGCAACCCGGATTATCGAGTTAGACCGTGGCACGCTTACGTCTTTCCCCGGCAGTTATCTAGCGTATCTTGAGCAGAAAGAAAAACTGCTTGAAGAAGAAGCGCGACATAATGCGCTGTTTGATAAGCGACTGGCTGAGGAAGAGAAGTGGATTCGTCAGGGGATTAAAGCGCGACGTACCCGTAATGAAGGTCGTGTGCGGGCATTGAAAGCACTACGTGTTGAGCGATCAGAGCGACGCAACCGTCAGGGTAAGGCTAAATTTAACCTTGAGCAGGCAGACCGTTCTGGCAAGCTGGTAGTTGAATTGACTGATGTATGTCAGAGCTTTAAAGGCGCGCCTGTAGTCAAAGATTTCTCTGTACGCATGCAACGTGGTGACCGTATAGGTTTGATTGGTCCTAACGGTATAGGCAAAAGTACACTGCTTAAAATTTTATTGGGTGAGCTGACGCCGGATAGCGGTGATGTTCGTCAGGGATCAAACACTGAAGTTGCATATTTCGATCAGCTGCGCGGTCAGTTAAAGCCGGAACAAACCATTATTGATAATATTTCGGAAGGCCGGGAAAGTATTTCCATTAATGGTAAATCTCGTCACATTATCAGCTATTTAGGTGACTTCCTGTTTACGCCTGAGCGGGCACGAACCCCGGTTAAAGCATTGTCGGGCGGTGAGTGTAACCGGGTAATGCTGGCTAAGCTGTTTTCACAACCGGCTAACTTGCTGGTGCTCGATGAGCCAACCAATGACCTGGATATAGAGACTCTTGAGCTACTGGAAGAAATTCTGATGGATTTCAGTGGTACCTTGTTGCTGGTGAGCCATGACCGTGCTTTTCTCGATAACGTGGTGACTTCTACACTGGTATTTGAAGGCAATGGACGCATTCAGGAGTATGTTGGCGGTTATCAGGACTGGTTACGTCAGAGACCAGATCCTTCAAAGCAGCAATCTCTGCTGACGAAGAGTACCGCAGCTGAGGCAGCGCCTGCTCCGGTGGCTAAACCAGCAGCAGAGAAAGTGAAAAAGCTTAGTTATAAATTACAGCGCGAACTGGATTTGTTGCCGGCAGAGCTGGAAACCGCTGAAAACGAACTGGCCCGTCTTAACGACATTACAAGTGCGGCTGATTTTTATAGCGGTGATCGTGATGAAGTGGCTAAAACGCTGGATAAGCTGGAGCAGCAGGAAGCCGAAGTGGAACGGTTGATGGAGCGTTGGGTCGAGCTTGAAGCAATGCAGGGCTAA
- a CDS encoding universal stress protein yields the protein MSIYNHILLAVDLSEASHQLVEKVRIIAQSCQSDLSLIHVIEPLSFAYGGDVPMDLTAIQEQLDEHAQEKIRKFSAALDYPIKHQHIVSGHTESEIHRIAEETNCDLIVVGSHGRQGLALLLGSTANGVLHGANCDVLAIRLAEEE from the coding sequence ATGAGCATTTATAACCATATTCTGCTTGCTGTAGACCTGTCTGAAGCATCCCACCAGTTGGTGGAAAAAGTGCGCATTATTGCGCAAAGTTGCCAATCCGACCTGTCACTTATCCATGTGATAGAGCCACTGAGCTTTGCGTATGGAGGTGACGTTCCGATGGACCTCACCGCAATCCAGGAACAGCTGGATGAACATGCACAGGAAAAAATTCGTAAATTCAGCGCCGCGCTGGATTATCCAATCAAACATCAGCACATTGTCAGTGGCCATACAGAAAGCGAGATTCACCGTATAGCGGAAGAGACTAACTGTGACCTGATCGTCGTCGGCAGTCATGGCCGACAAGGCCTGGCTTTACTGTTAGGCTCCACTGCTAACGGCGTACTTCACGGCGCTAACTGTGACGTGCTTGCCATCCGGCTTGCTGAAGAGGAATAA
- a CDS encoding DUF1653 domain-containing protein — protein MSESVELQSGKYRHYKGAEYEVLEVARHSETEEYLVVYRQCYGDKSLWVRPYEMFVETVTIDGETVPRFALIV, from the coding sequence ATGTCTGAATCAGTAGAGTTGCAGTCTGGTAAATACCGTCATTACAAAGGGGCAGAGTATGAAGTGTTAGAGGTTGCCCGCCATTCAGAAACAGAAGAATATCTGGTGGTATATCGTCAGTGCTATGGCGACAAGTCTTTGTGGGTTCGTCCATATGAGATGTTCGTGGAAACTGTCACTATTGATGGTGAAACTGTACCGCGTTTTGCACTGATTGTTTAG
- a CDS encoding DNA topoisomerase I, with protein sequence MLQDNLIILLTVASIGVIAICINHFIASREQREEARVKRLRELRRKSELALNTITVLREASCRKEIIDKLSVYVTHMIEEISRLAPDSDLLNEISNLKDTNDNTQVMPGNFSSDKALKRAQLFINHAEKVFVEMAKLRMLTPTQVRHYQHDLYWLHVCVFADAHIQQGNDFLEQEDHLIALSHFKHAKAIITKTSVPQKKKKERLETIDKLITIARNPPETTKNPA encoded by the coding sequence ATGCTGCAAGACAACCTGATAATTCTACTTACTGTTGCATCAATTGGCGTAATTGCCATTTGTATCAACCATTTTATCGCCTCACGTGAGCAACGCGAAGAAGCGCGCGTCAAGCGCCTCAGAGAGCTGCGCCGAAAATCTGAGCTAGCGTTAAACACTATCACCGTACTGCGTGAAGCTAGCTGTCGTAAAGAAATTATCGACAAACTAAGCGTATACGTCACGCATATGATTGAAGAAATTTCCCGCTTAGCGCCTGATTCAGATCTGCTGAATGAAATCAGCAATCTAAAAGACACCAACGATAACACTCAGGTTATGCCCGGTAATTTCAGCAGTGATAAGGCGCTCAAGCGAGCGCAGCTGTTTATAAATCACGCTGAGAAAGTTTTTGTCGAAATGGCAAAATTGCGCATGTTAACACCAACTCAAGTACGCCATTACCAGCACGACTTATACTGGCTGCATGTATGCGTATTTGCTGATGCGCATATTCAGCAAGGCAACGACTTCCTTGAACAGGAAGACCACCTGATTGCGCTTTCCCACTTCAAACACGCCAAAGCTATTATTACTAAAACCAGCGTGCCACAGAAAAAGAAAAAGGAACGCCTGGAAACCATAGATAAACTTATTACTATCGCCCGCAATCCACCGGAAACGACGAAGAATCCGGCTTAA
- the topA gene encoding type I DNA topoisomerase, with protein sequence MGKSLVIVESPAKAKTINKYLGNDFVVKSSVGHIRDLPTSGSASASKSDPKERARQAALTRKLSPEEKVIHKAKKAKTQLIARMGVDPEKDWLAQYEILPGKEKVVDELKRLAKNADTIYLATDLDREGEAIAWHLREAIGGENDRYRRVVFNEITKKSIQEAFKQPSELDMSRVNAQQARRFLDRVVGYMVSPLLWEKVARGLSAGRVQSVVVRLVVEREREIRSFIPEEFWEMHLDASSGAKELLRLQVNKYQDKAYRPASEAESDKYTALIDQSPLEVTQRQDRPTSSKPSAPFITSTLQQAASTRLNFGVKKTMMMAQRLYEAGYITYMRTDSTNLSAEAVANCRDYIQDSYGEKYLPEQPNRYSSKEGAQEAHEAIRPSDVTVEATSLKSMERDAERLYELIRRQFIACQMMPALYTSTRITVTAGEFELSTKGRILRFDGYTRVLTKAKADEDVILPDVQKGDTLKLEKIDPKQHFTKPSPRYTEASLVKELEKRGIGRPSTYVPIISTIQDRGYVESQNRRFYAQKMGDIVTERLVENFTDLMDYGFTARMEEALDDIASGGADWKVLLNQFYNGFVNRLEIAQNPEGGMRPNAPTATDIPCQTCGREMMIRTGTTGVFLGCSGYALPPKERCKSTMNLIHGDEVVSVDGDDEEESRILINKHRCKICDTAMDSYLIDEQRKLHICGNNPDCSGFEVEQGSYKIKGYDGPVIDCDKCGSEMQLKTGRFGKFFGCTSEGCKNTRKLLKSGEAAPPKMDPVPMPELACEKVEDTYVLRDGASGLFLAASQFPRKRETRAPKVSELLPHQKEIDPKYSFLFSAPVQDDEGNPSIVRYSRKTKEQYVMTEVEGKATGWRAFYQGNSWVVEAAKAKAKPKAKAKK encoded by the coding sequence ATGGGTAAGTCCCTCGTTATTGTGGAGTCTCCGGCGAAAGCTAAGACGATTAACAAATATTTAGGTAACGATTTTGTCGTTAAGTCCAGCGTCGGACATATACGTGATTTGCCTACCAGTGGTTCAGCCAGTGCGTCTAAGTCTGATCCAAAAGAGCGTGCCCGTCAGGCAGCGCTTACCCGAAAGTTATCGCCTGAAGAAAAGGTGATACATAAAGCAAAGAAAGCCAAAACGCAGTTGATTGCCCGTATGGGGGTAGATCCTGAGAAAGATTGGCTGGCGCAGTATGAAATATTGCCAGGCAAAGAAAAAGTTGTTGATGAATTAAAGCGACTGGCAAAAAATGCTGACACTATCTATCTCGCGACCGATTTGGATAGAGAGGGTGAGGCTATCGCATGGCATTTGCGGGAAGCTATTGGTGGTGAAAACGACCGGTATCGCCGCGTTGTATTTAACGAGATTACTAAAAAATCTATCCAGGAAGCATTTAAGCAGCCAAGCGAACTGGATATGAGTCGGGTTAATGCTCAGCAAGCACGGCGCTTCCTCGATCGTGTAGTGGGTTATATGGTGTCACCTCTGCTTTGGGAAAAAGTAGCGCGTGGACTGTCTGCAGGACGAGTGCAATCGGTAGTAGTGCGTCTTGTTGTTGAACGTGAGCGTGAGATTCGCAGCTTTATTCCTGAAGAGTTTTGGGAAATGCATCTTGATGCCAGCTCCGGGGCAAAAGAATTGCTTCGGTTACAGGTAAATAAATATCAGGATAAGGCCTACAGGCCTGCCAGTGAGGCTGAGAGCGACAAGTATACAGCGCTGATTGATCAGTCTCCGCTAGAAGTCACGCAGCGTCAGGATCGTCCTACCAGCAGTAAACCTTCAGCCCCTTTTATTACGTCTACTTTGCAGCAAGCTGCCAGTACGCGTCTTAATTTTGGTGTTAAGAAAACCATGATGATGGCTCAGCGTCTGTATGAGGCGGGTTACATCACTTATATGCGTACCGATTCGACCAACCTGAGTGCTGAAGCGGTTGCAAATTGCCGTGATTACATTCAGGACAGTTACGGTGAAAAATATTTACCTGAGCAGCCTAACCGTTATAGCAGTAAGGAAGGTGCTCAGGAGGCTCACGAAGCGATTCGCCCTTCAGATGTAACTGTGGAAGCAACTTCTCTGAAAAGCATGGAGCGGGACGCTGAACGCTTGTATGAGTTGATTCGTCGCCAGTTTATTGCCTGTCAGATGATGCCTGCACTGTATACCAGTACCCGTATTACAGTGACTGCCGGTGAGTTTGAATTATCCACCAAAGGCCGGATTCTGCGGTTTGACGGTTATACCCGTGTTCTGACTAAGGCCAAGGCTGATGAAGATGTGATTCTGCCGGATGTTCAGAAAGGGGATACGCTGAAGCTGGAGAAGATTGATCCTAAACAGCATTTTACCAAGCCTTCACCGCGTTATACGGAAGCTTCGTTAGTTAAGGAGCTTGAGAAGCGTGGTATCGGTCGTCCTTCTACTTATGTACCGATTATTTCGACTATCCAGGATCGCGGCTACGTAGAGTCTCAGAACCGTCGTTTTTACGCGCAAAAAATGGGTGACATTGTTACCGAGCGTTTGGTTGAAAACTTTACTGACCTGATGGACTACGGTTTTACTGCCCGAATGGAAGAAGCGCTGGATGATATTGCCAGTGGCGGTGCCGATTGGAAAGTACTGCTGAATCAGTTCTATAACGGTTTTGTTAACCGCTTGGAGATTGCTCAGAACCCTGAAGGGGGCATGCGCCCTAATGCGCCAACTGCGACGGATATTCCATGTCAGACCTGTGGTCGTGAGATGATGATCCGTACCGGTACAACGGGTGTGTTCCTGGGTTGTTCAGGCTATGCGTTACCGCCTAAAGAGCGCTGTAAGTCGACGATGAACCTTATCCATGGCGATGAAGTGGTCAGTGTTGATGGCGATGATGAAGAAGAATCCCGCATTCTGATTAATAAACATCGCTGTAAAATATGTGATACCGCAATGGACAGCTACCTGATTGATGAGCAGCGAAAACTGCATATCTGTGGTAACAATCCGGATTGCAGCGGCTTTGAAGTTGAGCAGGGCAGTTACAAAATTAAAGGTTATGACGGTCCTGTTATTGACTGCGATAAATGTGGCTCAGAGATGCAGCTTAAGACTGGCCGGTTCGGTAAGTTCTTTGGCTGTACCAGTGAAGGCTGTAAGAATACTCGCAAGTTGCTGAAGAGTGGTGAAGCTGCGCCGCCTAAAATGGATCCTGTACCAATGCCAGAATTGGCTTGTGAAAAGGTTGAAGATACTTATGTACTGCGTGATGGTGCATCAGGTTTATTCCTGGCTGCCAGTCAGTTCCCGCGCAAACGGGAGACGCGTGCACCTAAGGTCAGTGAGCTGTTGCCGCATCAAAAAGAAATTGATCCGAAATACAGTTTCTTATTCAGTGCGCCTGTACAGGATGATGAAGGTAATCCAAGTATTGTTCGTTACAGTCGTAAAACTAAAGAGCAATATGTAATGACTGAGGTTGAAGGTAAGGCTACAGGTTGGCGTGCTTTCTATCAGGGTAATAGCTGGGTTGTTGAGGCCGCAAAAGCGAAAGCTAAGCCAAAAGCGAAAGCTAAGAAGTAA
- a CDS encoding DUF6586 family protein, with amino-acid sequence MSLSGLSLTNQRIFFSKLQLQQYASLIDGDSEPAMQAQYESVVFHLNFAYQAFLSELIETDNRGLVLAEAQSASVLVGDCETGSVSPELKELALLEGTGESESVSWLAGLQAAYKQLGVAGADVGSSGAVQHSEISVTMLSENDDKLSELRFWHQSLASTVQRLRTMSQEW; translated from the coding sequence ATGTCTTTGTCTGGATTAAGTCTGACTAATCAGCGTATCTTTTTTAGTAAGTTGCAGTTGCAGCAGTACGCTTCGCTTATTGACGGAGATTCTGAGCCTGCAATGCAAGCGCAGTATGAGTCAGTTGTGTTTCACTTAAACTTTGCATATCAGGCATTTTTGTCTGAGCTAATAGAAACCGATAATCGGGGCTTAGTTTTGGCAGAGGCTCAGAGTGCTTCCGTGTTGGTTGGTGATTGTGAAACCGGCTCAGTATCGCCTGAGCTTAAGGAGTTAGCTTTGCTTGAAGGGACGGGTGAGAGTGAAAGTGTTTCCTGGTTAGCAGGCCTGCAAGCTGCATATAAACAGCTTGGAGTAGCAGGAGCTGATGTTGGCTCATCTGGCGCTGTTCAGCATTCCGAGATTAGCGTGACTATGCTTTCCGAAAATGATGATAAGCTATCTGAGTTAAGGTTTTGGCATCAGTCTTTGGCTTCGACAGTACAGCGATTACGTACGATGTCTCAGGAATGGTAG
- a CDS encoding cell division inhibitor SulA translates to MMQAELVTQSHQNANIPLIRPSENVLTAKAEQPMPALAGKITEIVMHNNDFDQLTMLLPLLAQLSRDDRWFAWIAPPSSLPKALLTAAGIDLNKIMLLQPDASHSTYDLAHQALKAGTCHAVITWPGMLSNEQLSGLENAAERGASHGIVIRDRMAA, encoded by the coding sequence ATGATGCAGGCAGAACTGGTAACCCAATCTCATCAGAACGCGAATATTCCCCTTATTCGCCCTTCTGAAAACGTGTTAACGGCAAAGGCAGAACAACCTATGCCGGCGCTGGCTGGTAAAATTACTGAAATTGTTATGCATAACAACGATTTTGATCAGTTAACCATGTTACTACCCCTGCTTGCTCAACTTAGTCGTGATGACCGCTGGTTTGCATGGATTGCACCGCCAAGCAGCCTGCCTAAAGCGCTGTTGACAGCAGCAGGTATCGACCTGAATAAGATAATGCTACTGCAACCTGACGCGAGTCACAGCACCTATGACCTTGCTCACCAGGCTTTAAAAGCCGGTACATGCCACGCTGTTATCACCTGGCCTGGTATGTTGAGTAACGAACAACTGTCCGGCCTGGAAAACGCAGCTGAGCGCGGCGCTAGCCACGGCATTGTTATTCGTGACCGAATGGCTGCATAA
- the lexA gene encoding transcriptional repressor LexA: MKLTQRQTDVLDCIKHCIATTGYPPTRADIARELGFKSANAAEEHLKALARKGAIEMIPGTSRGIRIPELEKEESGLPVVGQVAAGNPILAQQHVEERCTIAADFFHPPADYLLRVRGTSMKNVGIMDGDLLAVHQCKQAKNGEIVVARIEDDVTVKRFKKDGNLVYLIAENEEFEPIVINLEEQELSIEGLGVGVIRRG, encoded by the coding sequence ATGAAACTTACACAACGACAAACCGATGTTCTTGATTGTATAAAGCACTGCATTGCAACCACAGGCTACCCGCCTACCCGTGCTGACATCGCTCGCGAGCTGGGCTTTAAGTCAGCCAATGCAGCAGAGGAGCACCTTAAAGCGCTGGCACGTAAAGGCGCAATTGAAATGATACCCGGCACCTCACGTGGTATTCGCATACCTGAGTTGGAAAAAGAAGAATCAGGTTTACCTGTTGTTGGTCAGGTTGCTGCTGGTAACCCAATCCTGGCTCAGCAGCATGTAGAAGAGCGCTGCACGATTGCTGCCGACTTCTTTCACCCTCCGGCTGATTACCTGTTACGGGTACGTGGCACAAGCATGAAAAATGTTGGCATCATGGACGGAGACTTACTGGCCGTTCATCAGTGCAAACAAGCCAAAAATGGCGAAATAGTTGTAGCGCGTATTGAAGATGACGTCACTGTTAAACGTTTTAAAAAAGACGGCAACTTAGTTTATCTGATTGCAGAGAACGAAGAGTTCGAACCTATTGTGATCAACCTGGAAGAACAGGAATTATCTATTGAAGGCCTAGGTGTAGGCGTGATTAGAAGAGGATAA
- the dinG gene encoding ATP-dependent DNA helicase DinG → MLTDDLKKQIQTAYSKFLTSRGLKARSSQKRMIAEVAKVIGNIPVDDKAQRLGENHVCVVEAGTGTGKTIGYLLAAIPVAKALKKKIILSTATVALQEQLLHKDLPDVLEHTELPMSFTLAKGRGRYLCINKVEQHLDSSSSTGQIALYEDEQAMRLDAETETFYKHLLNEYASGRWDGDRDNLTEEVEDSRWGPLTSDHLQCTNRRCSNFSACSFFKARRDLDQVECVIANHDIVLADLSLGGGAILPEPGEAIYIFDEGHHLAPKASNHFAYSLRIKSSSRWLNTLPKQHAQMLDQLGHPGLMSQYVEQTLRPGEDLKILLEQINELVKPLMVNTDNGRILDRYRFAGGHVPEEFRQIFKDAEHLAARLLTRHEMLLDLFREALDGEVGDIDKQMAEQWYPRLGLMVSRFQSIAGLSKSFFRAEDLKESPTARWVNLVESGIGQDYEFHSAPVSAANMLQQHLWQNCFAAVVTSATLTALGRFDRVLDDLGLPADTPSHSLLSPFDHYNAAELYIPPMSADASNPDAHTEAVIEFLNAELDSKAATLVLCTSWRQMRAVLASLDEKLNNSVLSQGDYSKNEILKRHRSRIDEGEGSIIFGLASFTEGVDLPGKYLTEVIITKLPFSVPDDPVDATMAEWIENKGGNPFMEWSVPMASVRLTQAAGRLLRTEQDTGRIVLLDRRVVSRRYGRQLLDALPPFRRNIG, encoded by the coding sequence GTGCTGACCGACGACCTAAAAAAACAAATTCAGACTGCTTACAGCAAGTTTTTGACTAGCCGTGGTTTAAAAGCGCGTTCCAGCCAGAAACGAATGATTGCTGAAGTTGCCAAAGTAATTGGCAATATTCCCGTGGATGATAAAGCACAGCGTCTGGGTGAAAACCATGTATGTGTTGTTGAGGCAGGAACCGGTACAGGCAAAACAATTGGTTATTTGCTAGCTGCGATCCCGGTTGCTAAAGCTCTTAAAAAGAAAATTATTCTTTCTACGGCAACGGTTGCCTTGCAGGAACAGCTGTTACATAAAGATTTGCCAGATGTGCTTGAGCATACTGAATTGCCAATGAGCTTTACGCTTGCTAAAGGCCGCGGGCGGTATCTTTGTATCAATAAGGTCGAACAGCATCTTGATTCAAGCAGCTCTACTGGTCAGATTGCATTATATGAAGACGAGCAGGCCATGCGGCTTGATGCCGAAACCGAAACCTTTTATAAGCATTTGTTGAATGAATATGCGTCAGGACGCTGGGACGGTGACCGTGACAATCTGACGGAAGAGGTTGAAGATTCTCGCTGGGGGCCTCTGACCAGCGATCATTTGCAATGTACGAACCGGCGTTGCAGTAATTTTAGTGCGTGTAGCTTTTTTAAGGCCCGCCGGGATCTTGATCAGGTTGAATGTGTTATTGCCAATCATGATATTGTTTTGGCTGATTTGTCACTGGGCGGTGGTGCTATTTTGCCTGAGCCTGGTGAGGCTATTTATATTTTTGATGAAGGCCACCATCTGGCACCGAAGGCCAGTAATCACTTTGCTTACAGTTTGCGTATAAAGTCGTCGTCCCGATGGCTTAATACATTGCCTAAGCAACATGCTCAGATGCTCGATCAGTTGGGGCATCCCGGATTGATGTCACAGTATGTAGAGCAGACACTGCGACCCGGTGAAGATTTAAAGATTCTTCTTGAGCAGATTAATGAGCTGGTTAAACCGTTAATGGTTAATACGGATAATGGCCGTATATTGGATCGATACCGGTTTGCAGGCGGCCATGTACCTGAAGAGTTCCGTCAGATATTTAAAGATGCCGAGCATTTAGCTGCTCGCTTATTAACCAGGCATGAAATGTTACTGGATTTGTTCAGAGAAGCTCTGGATGGTGAAGTAGGCGATATTGACAAGCAAATGGCAGAGCAGTGGTATCCGCGGCTTGGTCTTATGGTTTCGAGGTTTCAGTCCATTGCAGGGCTGTCAAAAAGCTTTTTCCGTGCGGAAGATTTAAAAGAAAGCCCGACAGCACGCTGGGTTAATTTAGTTGAATCCGGGATAGGTCAGGACTACGAGTTTCACAGCGCACCTGTTTCTGCTGCAAATATGCTCCAGCAGCATTTATGGCAAAATTGCTTTGCCGCGGTGGTTACCTCTGCGACGTTAACTGCACTGGGACGCTTTGACAGAGTGCTTGATGATCTTGGGTTGCCTGCGGATACGCCAAGTCACAGTTTGTTAAGTCCTTTTGATCATTATAATGCTGCTGAACTATATATTCCGCCTATGTCAGCGGATGCGAGTAACCCTGATGCGCATACTGAGGCTGTCATTGAGTTCCTCAATGCTGAGCTTGACAGTAAAGCCGCGACATTAGTGTTGTGTACTTCCTGGCGTCAAATGCGTGCAGTGCTTGCCTCACTTGATGAAAAGCTCAACAATAGTGTGCTATCACAAGGTGATTACAGCAAAAATGAGATACTCAAGCGTCACCGTAGCCGGATCGATGAAGGAGAAGGTAGCATAATCTTCGGATTAGCCTCTTTTACTGAAGGTGTTGATTTGCCGGGCAAGTATTTAACAGAAGTTATTATTACTAAATTACCATTTAGTGTGCCAGATGACCCGGTAGATGCGACAATGGCTGAGTGGATTGAAAATAAAGGTGGTAATCCCTTTATGGAATGGTCAGTACCGATGGCTTCAGTACGCCTGACACAGGCGGCCGGGCGTTTATTACGGACTGAGCAGGATACTGGCAGAATTGTTTTACTGGACCGACGAGTAGTAAGTCGGCGTTATGGGCGGCAATTATTAGATGCATTGCCGCCTTTTCGACGCAATATTGGCTGA